In Apilactobacillus bombintestini, one genomic interval encodes:
- the rpoD gene encoding RNA polymerase sigma factor RpoD has product MATKKLNKKELKESTNALIKKQKKIGHVTYDDVNDTIAVPFKLTKKEMYKLLEKIEDAGISVVDKNGEPDPRALEAAKQVTQSELKNSSAAPTGVKINDPVRMYLKEIGRVPLLTADQEVELALRIEKGDEEAKQELAEANLRLVVSIAKRYVGRGMQFLDLIQEGNMGLMKAVEKFDYRKGFKFSTYATWWIRQAITRAIADQARTIRIPVHMVETINKLIRIQRQLLQDLGREPAPEEIGAEMDMPTQKVRSILKISQEPVSLETPIGEEDDSHLGDFIEDQDATSPADHAAYELLKEQLEGVLDTLTDREENVLRLRFGLDDGRTRTLEEVGKVFGVTRERIRQIEAKALRKLRHPSRSKQLKDFLE; this is encoded by the coding sequence ATGGCTACAAAGAAATTAAATAAGAAAGAATTAAAAGAATCCACCAATGCTTTAATTAAGAAGCAAAAAAAGATCGGTCACGTTACCTATGATGACGTAAATGATACAATTGCGGTACCTTTTAAATTAACTAAAAAAGAAATGTACAAGTTACTAGAAAAAATTGAAGATGCCGGTATTAGTGTTGTAGACAAAAATGGGGAACCTGATCCAAGAGCTCTAGAAGCTGCTAAGCAAGTTACTCAATCAGAACTAAAGAATTCTTCTGCTGCTCCTACAGGAGTTAAAATCAACGACCCAGTTAGAATGTATTTAAAGGAAATTGGTCGTGTTCCATTATTAACTGCTGATCAAGAAGTTGAATTAGCACTTAGAATTGAAAAGGGCGATGAAGAAGCTAAGCAAGAATTAGCTGAAGCTAACTTACGTCTTGTGGTTTCCATTGCTAAACGCTATGTAGGTCGTGGAATGCAATTCCTTGATTTAATCCAAGAAGGTAACATGGGATTAATGAAAGCTGTTGAAAAGTTCGATTACCGTAAAGGATTCAAATTCTCTACTTACGCTACTTGGTGGATTAGACAAGCCATTACTCGTGCAATTGCCGACCAAGCAAGAACTATCAGAATTCCAGTTCACATGGTTGAAACTATTAACAAGTTAATTCGTATTCAAAGACAATTACTTCAAGATCTTGGTCGTGAACCAGCTCCTGAAGAAATTGGTGCTGAAATGGATATGCCTACACAAAAAGTTCGTAGCATTCTAAAGATTTCTCAAGAACCAGTTTCATTGGAAACACCAATTGGTGAAGAAGATGATTCTCACTTGGGTGACTTTATTGAAGATCAAGATGCAACTAGTCCTGCAGACCATGCTGCTTATGAACTTCTAAAAGAACAATTAGAAGGTGTATTAGATACTTTAACTGACCGTGAAGAAAATGTTCTAAGATTACGTTTTGGTCTAGATGACGGACGTACTAGAACTCTTGAAGAAGTCGGAAAAGTATTTGGTGTTACTCGTGAAAGAATTAGACAAATTGAAGCTAAGGCACTTAGAAAATTACGTCATCCTTCACGTAGTAAGCAATTAAAGGATTTTCTTGAATAA
- a CDS encoding Nif3-like dinuclear metal center hexameric protein encodes MKAIELVNQFEKFAPKNIAVDGDPIGLQIGNLDQDVSKVLVTLDVRPEVVKEAIDKGCNMIFSHHPLMFRPAKNLDLSNPQNKMYADIIKHDIVVYSAHTNLDNAEGGMNDWLAEAMDLRNVEGLVDQGEYLGHEYYMGRIGELKEATTVLDFAKKCKEYFNVDGLRLVSHELDHPVKRVAVLGGDGGKFYSIAKQKKADVYVTGDVYYHVGHDMIANHMSVVDPGHHIESICKPYLAEMFKEWAKEFDWSVDVIESNINTDPYLFI; translated from the coding sequence ATGAAAGCTATCGAATTAGTTAATCAATTTGAAAAATTTGCTCCAAAAAATATTGCAGTGGACGGAGATCCAATAGGATTACAGATTGGTAATTTAGATCAAGATGTTTCTAAGGTATTAGTCACATTAGATGTGAGACCTGAAGTAGTAAAAGAAGCTATTGATAAGGGATGTAATATGATTTTTTCACATCATCCATTAATGTTTAGACCAGCTAAAAACTTAGATTTAAGTAATCCACAAAATAAAATGTATGCCGATATTATCAAGCATGATATCGTAGTTTATTCAGCACATACTAATTTAGATAATGCTGAAGGCGGAATGAATGATTGGTTAGCTGAAGCTATGGACTTAAGAAATGTAGAAGGATTAGTGGACCAAGGTGAATATTTAGGTCATGAATATTACATGGGTAGAATTGGTGAGCTAAAAGAAGCTACTACAGTCTTAGATTTTGCGAAGAAATGTAAGGAATACTTTAACGTAGATGGACTTAGATTGGTAAGTCACGAGTTAGACCATCCGGTTAAGCGAGTTGCCGTACTTGGTGGAGATGGCGGTAAATTTTATTCAATTGCTAAGCAAAAGAAAGCTGATGTTTATGTAACTGGAGATGTTTATTACCACGTAGGGCATGATATGATTGCAAATCACATGTCTGTAGTAGATCCTGGTCACCATATTGAAAGTATTTGTAAACCATATTTAGCTGAAATGTTTAAAGAATGGGCAAAAGAGTTTGATTGGTCAGTAGATGTGATAGAATCTAATATAAATACAGATCCATATCTATTTATATAA
- a CDS encoding tRNA (adenine(22)-N(1))-methyltransferase has protein sequence MDANKLSQRLKTVADFVPQNSRVADIGSDHAYLPVYLLKKNKIEYGIASEVAKGPLENAKHEIMSENLSDYMDTRLADGLLSIHPEDRINCVTIAGMGGTLIRRILEQGKSHLNGKELLVLQPNVGEDRLREWLMQNNYEIADEKILREDGHTYEIILAKKTSKKVEYTQQELKFGPFLMREHSEVFVEKWENEIQRIKSVIKQMNQAKHDKPVDKIKMMNDEIDEIKEVL, from the coding sequence ATGGACGCAAACAAATTATCACAACGTTTAAAAACAGTGGCAGACTTTGTACCACAAAATAGTAGGGTTGCCGATATTGGGTCAGATCATGCTTATCTTCCCGTATATTTGTTGAAGAAAAATAAAATAGAGTATGGTATTGCCAGTGAGGTTGCCAAAGGACCTTTAGAAAACGCTAAACATGAAATTATGAGTGAAAATTTATCTGATTACATGGATACTAGATTAGCTGATGGTTTACTATCTATTCATCCCGAAGACAGAATTAATTGTGTTACTATTGCCGGAATGGGTGGAACCTTAATCAGAAGAATTTTAGAGCAAGGAAAGTCCCATCTAAATGGTAAAGAACTACTAGTTTTGCAACCTAACGTGGGTGAAGATAGATTAAGAGAATGGTTAATGCAAAATAACTATGAAATTGCTGACGAAAAGATTCTAAGAGAAGATGGTCACACTTACGAAATTATTCTTGCTAAAAAGACTAGTAAAAAAGTTGAATATACTCAACAAGAATTAAAATTTGGACCTTTCTTAATGCGCGAACATTCAGAAGTCTTCGTTGAAAAATGGGAAAACGAAATCCAAAGAATTAAGTCAGTTATTAAACAAATGAATCAAGCTAAACATGATAAACCTGTAGATAAAATTAAGATGATGAATGACGAAATTGATGAAATTAAAGAGGTGTTATAA